A genome region from Crossiella equi includes the following:
- a CDS encoding quinone-dependent dihydroorotate dehydrogenase produces the protein MLYRLFFNLVLRRFDAERVHHLSFGALKLLARIPGALALTRFLLAPKDPALRVKALGLDLPGPLGLAAGFDKDATGPDALGALGFAFVEIGTLTAQAQPGNPTPRLFRLAEDRAIINRMGFNNGGSAAAAHRLRARRGRPGAGVVGVNIGKTKVTPEAEAVGDYVASTRLLAGVADYFVVNVSSPNTPGLRNLQAVESLRPLLTSVREALDAATSSRVPLLVKIAPDLSDEDVDSVADLALELGLDGIIATNTTIGRTGLRTPLDEVERAGAGGLSGAPLKARSLEVLRRLRARVGDRITLVAVGGIESADDVWQRLRAGASLVQGYTGLIYGGPLWPWRIHRELSRRLRAAGLTSIDQVVASD, from the coding sequence GCGCGCTCGCCCTGACGCGGTTCCTGCTCGCGCCGAAGGACCCCGCGCTGCGGGTGAAGGCGCTCGGGCTGGACCTGCCCGGGCCGCTGGGCCTGGCCGCCGGGTTCGACAAGGACGCCACCGGGCCGGACGCGCTCGGCGCCCTCGGGTTCGCGTTCGTGGAGATCGGCACACTCACCGCCCAGGCCCAGCCGGGCAACCCGACCCCTCGGCTGTTCCGGCTCGCGGAGGACCGCGCGATCATCAACCGGATGGGCTTCAACAACGGCGGCTCGGCAGCGGCCGCGCACCGGCTGCGCGCCCGGCGCGGCAGGCCCGGGGCCGGGGTGGTCGGGGTGAACATCGGCAAGACCAAGGTCACGCCCGAGGCCGAGGCGGTCGGCGACTACGTGGCCAGCACCAGGCTGCTCGCCGGGGTGGCCGACTACTTCGTGGTCAACGTCAGCTCGCCCAACACCCCCGGGCTGCGCAACCTGCAGGCCGTGGAGTCGCTGCGACCGCTGCTCACCAGCGTGCGCGAGGCCCTGGACGCGGCCACCAGCAGCCGGGTGCCGCTGCTGGTCAAGATCGCGCCGGACCTCTCCGACGAGGACGTCGACTCCGTCGCCGACCTGGCCCTGGAGCTGGGCCTGGACGGCATCATCGCCACGAACACCACCATCGGGCGTACCGGCCTGCGCACACCACTCGATGAGGTGGAGCGCGCGGGCGCGGGCGGCCTGTCCGGTGCCCCGCTGAAGGCGCGCTCGCTTGAGGTGCTGCGCCGGTTGCGCGCCCGGGTGGGTGACCGGATCACGCTGGTCGCGGTCGGTGGCATCGAGTCCGCCGACGACGTGTGGCAGCGGCTGCGGGCCGGTGCGAGCCTGGTGCAGGGCTACACCGGACTGATCTACGGCGGCCCGCTGTGGCCCTGGCGGATCCACCGCGAGCTGTCCAGGAGGCTTCGTGCGGCCGGTCTCACCTCAATCGATCAGGTGGTCGCATCCGACTGA